One segment of Carya illinoinensis cultivar Pawnee chromosome 1, C.illinoinensisPawnee_v1, whole genome shotgun sequence DNA contains the following:
- the LOC122293031 gene encoding uncharacterized protein LOC122293031, translating to MAGGVVPQSLANGVYFIPMLDGTNFSDWKDSVQFTLGYMDLDYALQVEQPPAATDTDAQEVIENRQWWERSNRLSLMLIKSRMSKSIRGSIGDCATIKELIQAIEEQFVRSDKAFASTLIRQFTTKTFDSSKGMRAYITEMRDIVSQLKGLKIEISEPFLVHFILDSLPSEYGPFKISYNTHKEN from the exons ATGGCCGGAG GTGTTGTACCACAATCCTTAGCTaatggtgtttattttattccaatGCTTGATGGCACTAATTTTTCTGACTGGAAAGATTCGGTTCAATTTACCTTGGGGTATATGGACCTTGACTATGCACTCCAAGTGGAGCAACCACCTGCTGCCACGGATACGGATGCACAGGAAGTTATTGAAAATCGCCAATGGTGGGAGCGATCTAATCGCCTAAGTCTAATGCTCATAAAGTCTCGCATGAGTAAGAGCATTAGAGGTTCTATTGGTGATTGCGCTACAATTAAGGAATTAATACAGGCAATTGAGGAACAGTTTGTTCGCTCTGACAAGGCTTTTGCTAGCACTCTTATCAGACAATTCACTACTAAAACCTTTGACAGTTCTAAGGGTATGCGTGCATACATTACAGAAATGAGAGATATTGTTTCTCAACTTAAGGGCTTAAAGATAGAGATATCTGAGCCATTCTTGGTCCATTTCATCCTTGACTCATTGCCATCTGAGTATGGACCTTTCAAGATCTCTTATAACACACATAAGGAAAACTGA